One Spinacia oleracea cultivar Varoflay chromosome 4, BTI_SOV_V1, whole genome shotgun sequence DNA segment encodes these proteins:
- the LOC110787729 gene encoding protein ENHANCED PSEUDOMONAS SUSCEPTIBILITY 1-like: MSSPMAEMLNSQQQNGTSIKLKLKLKLKLKLKLISECFVKPKYELEAAKQNYHLSPGDVGMISIDPIQKGLLYHLNVRNRPEIISGLLEKLKHSLSIALIHFYPLAGRFVTEKYPDEHACSIYIDCNKGPGARLTHVTALDVAISDILSSTDVPPIVRSFFELGETMINYDGHTRALVSIQVTELLDGVFIGFTMNHSVVDGTSFLHFVSVLSEIVRSETEDNTITKISRVPIFDYTPWLNEGDSKLHKLPYLEPEEFIQQGYDPGLLRECIFHFSTTSLATLKAKANQECGSTSNEYVISSFQALSALLWRAITRARNLSSDQPTTCSILVNARTRFDPPVSDDHFGDFISAAQWGCKVDQLLGNDLGWAAMNLRKEIIKQDGKAILGLYEFLVKTPMVFQRGGAGPDFHGPNKVVIGGSSRFDMYGPDFGLGRALAVRMGFANKEDGKVTANPGSEGKGSVDLELCLRPHLMAALEADMEFMTYVSLH, translated from the coding sequence ATGAGTTCTCCCATGGCTGAAATGTTGAACTCCCAGCAACAAAATGGAACATCAATCAAACTGAAACTGAAACTGAAACTGAAACTGAAACTGAAACTGATCTCAGAATGTTTTGTTAAACCAAAGTACGAACTCGAAGCTGCAAAACAAAATTACCATTTGTCACCCGGTGACGTAGGCATGATATCCATTGATCCGATACAAAAAGGCCTTCTTTATCACCTCAATGTTCGTAACCGACCCGAGATTATATCTGGTCTATTGGAAAAACTCAAACACTCTCTCTCGATTGCCCTCATTCATTTCTACCCGTTAGCCGGCCGATTTGTGACAGAAAAGTACCCCGACGAGCACGCTTGTTCGATTTACATCGATTGCAACAAGGGCCCTGGAGCACGCCTAACCCACGTGACCGCCCTAGACGTTGCAATTTCTGATATTCTCTCCTCCACCGACGTTCCGCCGATTGTTCGATCTTTCTTCGAGCTTGGTGAAACGATGATTAATTATGATGGTCATACGAGGGCACTTGTGTCTATTCAGGTAACGGAATTACTAGATGGTGTGTTCATTGGGTTTACTATGAACCATAGTGTGGTtgatggtacttcctttttacATTTTGTAAGCGTGTTATCTGAAATAGTTAGATCTGAGACTGAGGATAACACTATTACAAAAATTTCACGTGTTCCGATATTTGATTATACGCCATGGTTAAATGAAGGTGATAGTAAGTTACATAAGTTGCCCTATTTAGAGCCGGAGGAATTCATACAACAAGGGTATGACCCCGGTCTATTAAGGGAGTGTATCTTTCACTTCTCAACTACGTCGTTGGCAACTCTCAAGGCAAAGGCTAACCAAGAATGTGGAAGTACGAGTAATGAGTATGTTATATCCTCGTTCCAAGCCTTATCTGCTCTTTTGTGGCGAGCCATCACTCGAGCTCGAAATCTATCATCCGACCAGCCAACCACTTGTTCCATCTTGGTTAACGCCAGGACTAGGTTTGATCCACCTGTATCCGATGACCACTTTGGGGATTTCATTAGCGCGGCCCAATGGGGTTGCAAGGTAGATCAGTTGTTGGGCAATGATTTGGGTTGGGCTGCGATGAATTTGCGCAAGGAAATCATCAAACAAGATGGGAAAGCTATACTTGGTTTATACGAGTTTCTTGTTAAAACCCCGATGGTATTTCAGCGTGGTGGTGCCGGCCCAGATTTTCATGGTCCGAACAAAGTGGTCATAGGAGGGTCATCCAGGTTTGATATGTATGGGCCTGATTTTGGGTTGGGCCGTGCTTTGGCTGTTCGCATGGGTTTCGCAAATAAGGAAGATGGGAAGGTCACTGCAAACCCGGGTAGCGAAGGGAAAGGGAGTGTAGATTTGGAACTTTGCCTAAGACCTCATCTTATGGCTGCCCTTGAAGCTGACATGGAGTTCATGACTTATGTGTCATTGCACTaa
- the LOC110787743 gene encoding uncharacterized protein, producing the protein MWGINWREVSLAVESAASAIGPGPSASLFVTIKDDCVARTQAMFMYWRQRCKVKWDAQGDSHSKLLFASVQARKRRNYIHSLQDSEGHTYSAGPQLRQHVSDFYADLFEVNSPSLDPLLYDWSDLQLRTLSSTDQAHLMVPFSALDIRVAMFNIADDKSPGPDGFSAAFFKIHWNVVGGQVVQAIQHFFAHGFMLKDWNRTFLVLLPKELHPQLVSQFRPIGLCNVIYKCIAKCITHRMRTVLPSLISDNQNAFVPGRLMSDECLIAHELLSLVNRTRARKNIYAVVKLDMNKAYDRVRWDFLFQALSKFGFPPSWVNIIRQCVSTVSYQVLVNGEPTRSFQPRCGLRQGDPLSPYLFVLCMEVFSALLRRAEQARLLQGISVCRGAPSVSHLFFADDALLFFRVSPDACNQVVSVLSKFSAISGQIINHQKSFVKFSPNTPQDYRDFLAASLSLGQRLSLGPYLGVPVDIGRSRCSAFFGLVDIIARKLANFSSRNLSAAAKLVVINSVLVASITHVLSVFLIPKSICERIDSLCLRFWWRSSDSSRGMSLAPSSIIHLPKGMGGLGVRKTATFNHALLAKSAWRIFHHPQLLLSRIYKVRYPSLAIHPPSVCVSRPSWGFRSLAQGFQVLGQGIAWKPGAGTSIKILQDVWVSSELVAFKASAIGSDCPTHVSSLLDPRSYAWNVSVVRRLFTDAISSQILALERPTALLDDVMYWKFTLDGRFSVRSAYAMLLRQSHNVASEVSTPSASWWKRFWGLDILPRFKVFLWKLFRNALPLATLLCQRGMPVDPVCSFCHQHPETACHLFRDCPLLLQFWSVEPLRMFCPSFSLNSFVHWCVQFITNLLKAPRGLLDGFISMLWTIWVMRNQARFRSVEWDPGAFQSILAGWNLRCSEVRALSVLCRQHRVLDGSFIARAPGLYSLGFSQPDICLVSDGAWLAASNNAGLGWVLQDPVSLVRVGGGAQACVVGSALQAELTACLWGLQMVVRRGFARVLIFTDSAIMVGLLSGAQTSPISVRWLVQRLRATLHSLSGFSVRKVSRRLVYPAHVLATSARRRQLLHHRF; encoded by the coding sequence ATGTGGGGGATCAATTGGCGGGAGGTTTCTTTGGCAGTTGAGTCTGCTGCCTCTGCTATTGGTCCAGGTCCGTCTGCTTCTCTTTTCGTAACCATTAAGGATGATTGTGTTGCTCGGACTCAAGCTATGTTCATGTATTGGCGGCAACGATGTAAGGTGAAATGGGATGCTCAGGGAGATTCTCATTCTAAGCTTTTGTTTGCTTCGGTACAGGCTAGGAAACGCAGAAATTATATACATAGCTTGCAGGATAGTGAAGGTCATACTTATTCGGCAGGTCCTCAGCTTCGTCAGCATGTTTCGGACTTCTACGCAGATCTTTTTGAGGTGAATTCTCCTTCTTTAGATCCATTATTGTATGATTGGAGCGATCTCCAGCTTCGAACGCTTTCTTCAACAGATCAGGCTCATCTGATGGTTCCATTTTCGGCTCTGGATATTCGTGTGGCCATGTTTAATATAGCTGATGATAAATCTCCTGGCCCAGATGGATTTTCTGCTGCTTTCTTTAAAATCCATTGGAATGTGGTTGGGGGCCAGGTGGTCCAGGCTATTCAACACTTCTTCGCTCATGGGTTTATGCTTAAGGACTGGAATCGTACTTTCCTGGTTCTCCTCCCTAAGGAATTGCATCCTCAACTGGTTTCCCAGTTTAGGCCAATAGGCCTCTGTAATGTCATTTACAAATGTATTGCGAAATGTATCACCCATCGGATGCGTACAGTTTTGCCATCTTTGATCAGTGACAATCAGAATGCCTTTGTTCCAGGGCGGTTAATGTCTGATGAATGCCTGATTGCTCATGAGCTCTTGTCTTTGGTCAATAGGACAAGGGCTAGGAAAAACATTTACGCAGTTGTCAAATTGGATATGAATAAGGCTTATGATCGTGTTCGTTGGGATTTCTTGTTTCAGGCTTTGTCGAAGTTTGGTTTCCCGCCTTCCTGGGTTAATATTATCCGTCAATGTGTGTCTACAGTCTCATACCAAGTTTTGGTGAATGGTGAGCCGACTCGCTCTTTCCAACCCAGGTGTGGCTTACGCCAAGGAGATCCTTTATCTCCATATCTTTTCGTCTTGTGTATGGAAGTTTTCTCGGCTTTGCTTCGCCGTGCTGAGCAGGCTCGTCTTCTGCAAGGTATTTCAGTCTGTAGGGGTGCTCCCTCGGTTTCCCATTTATTCTTTGCGGACGATGCTCTCCTTTTCTTTCGGGTTTCACCGGATGCGTGCAATCAGGTTGTGTCAGTACTCTCGAAGTTTAGTGCTATTTCAGGTCAGATTATCAATCATCAGAAGTCCTTTGTCAAGTTCAGTCCGAATACACCTCAAGACTATCGGGATTTCTTAGCGGCTTCTCTCAGTCTTGGCCAACGTCTTTCGTTGGGTCCTTACTTGGGTGTTCCAGTCGACATTGGGCGTTCGAGATGCTCTGCTTTCTTCGGTCTTGTGGATATCATCGCTCGTAAGTTAGCTAACTTTTCCTCTCGCAATCTCTCGGCGGCAGCAAAGTTGGTTGTTATCAATTCAGTTCTGGTGGCTTCTATCACTCATGTTCTCTCGGTCTTCTTAATTCCGAAGTCCATTTGTGAACGAATTGATAGCTTGTGTCTTCGTTTCTGGTGGAGGTCGTCTGATTCATCTCGAGGAATGTCTTTGGCTCCTTCTTCGATTATCCATCTTCCGAAAGGTATGGGAGGCCTGGGTGTTCGTAAAACTGCTACCTTCAACCATGCCCTTCTGGCTAAGTCAGCCTGGCGTATTTTCCATCATCCCCAGTTATTACTATCTCGGATTTATAAGGTTCGGTATCCTTCCTTGGCTATTCATCCCCCTTCGGTGTGTGTTTCTCGCCCGTCGTGGGGATTTAGGAGTTTGGCCCAAGGGTTTCAGGTTCTGGGTCAGGGTATTGCTTGGAAGCCGGGTGCGGGAACTAGTATTAAGATTCTCCAGGATGTTTGGGTTTCTTCTGAGTTAGTGGCTTTTAAGGCCTCAGCTATTGGGTCGGACTGTCCTACCCATGTTTCTTCATTACTTGATCCGCGTTCTTACGCGTGGAACGTTAGTGTCGTTCGTCGTCTGTTTACAGATGCCATCTCTAGTCAGATTCTGGCTTTGGAACGACCGACCGCTTTGTTAGATGATGTTATGTATTGGAAATTTACTCTTGATGGTCGATTCTCGGTTCGCTCGGCATATGCTATGCTTCTCCGACAGTCCCATAATGTGGCATCTGAGGTTTCTACTCCGTCTGCTTCTTGGTGGAAACGTTTTTGGGGCCTAGACATTCTCCCGCGTTTTAAGGTTTTTCTTTGGAAGTTATTTCGGAATGCCTTGCCTCTGGCAACTCTGTTGTGCCAGCGTGGGATGCCGGTTGATCCGGTTTGCTCTTTTTGCCATCAACACCCAGAAACTGCCTGCCATCTTTTTCGGGATTGCCCTTTGCTTCTTCAGTTCTGGTCGGTAGAGCCTTTGCGTATGTTCTGTCCTTCGTTTTCTTTGAATTCGTTTGTACACTGGTGTGTTCAGTTCATTACTAATCTTTTAAAGGCGCCTCGGGGTCTTTTGGATGGTTTTATTTCTATGCTCTGGACGATTTGGGTGATGCGTAATCAGGCTCGGTTTAGGAGTGTGGAGTGGGACCCTGGTGCTTTTCAATCTATTTTGGCTGGCTGGAATCTCCGGTGTTCTGAGGTCCGCGCTCTTAGTGTTCTATGTCGTCAACATAGGGTGCTGGATGGTTCTTTTATCGCTCGAGCTCCTGGTTTGTATTCCCTAGGGTTTTCTCAACCAGATATTTGTCTTGTTTCAGATGGTGCTTGGTTGGCTGCTTCTAATAATGCAGGTCTTGGTTGGGTTCTTCAAGACCCAGTCTCGTTAGTTCGGGTTGGGGGTGGGGCTCAGGCTTGTGTGGTAGGTTCTGCTCTTCAGGCAGAATTGACTGCGTGCTTATGGGGTCTCCAAATGGTGGTTAGGCGAGGTTTTGCTAGGGTCCTTATCTTTACGGATTCCGCTATTATGGTTGGTTTATTGTCTGGTGCTCAGACTAGTCCAATCTCAGTTAGATGGCTTGTTCAGCGTTTGCGGGCTACTCTACACTCGTTGTCCGGGTTTTCTGTTCGCAAGGTCTCTCGTCGCTTGGTTTATCCTGCCCATGTTCTGGCTACTTCCGCTCGTCGTCGCCAGCTTCTCCACCATCGGTTTTAg